From the genome of Aquila chrysaetos chrysaetos chromosome 12, bAquChr1.4, whole genome shotgun sequence, one region includes:
- the NDUFA13 gene encoding NADH dehydrogenase [ubiquinone] 1 alpha subcomplex subunit 13 encodes MAAPKVKQDMAPPGGYGPIDYKRHLPRRGISGYSLFALGIGSLLLGYYTLIKWNRERRRLLIEDLEARIALMPLLQAESDRRTLRLLRQNLDEEAKIMKDVPGWKVGESLFHTDRWVPPTLDELYYLRPTSELDNEKFGLQYYV; translated from the exons ATGGCGGCACCGAAGGTGAAGCAGGACATGGCTCCGCCGGGCGGGTACGGACCCATCGACTACAAACGGCACCTCCCGCGCCGCGGCATCTCAG gttACAGCCTCTTCGCGCTCGGTATCGGCAGCCTCTTGCTGGGCTACTACACTCTCATCAAGTGGAACCGGGAACGCAG GCGGCTGCTCATCGAGGACCTGGAGGCGCGGATCGCCCTGATGCCGCTGCTGCAGGCGGAGTCGGACCGCAG AACCCTCCGCCTGCTGCGGCAGAACCTGGACGAAGAGGCCAAAATCATGAAGGACGTTCCCGGCTGGAAG GTTGGCGAGTCCCTGTTCCACACCGACCGCTGGGTCCCCCCGACGTTGGACGAGCTCTACTACCTGCGCCCCACCAGCGAGTTGGACAACGAGAAGTTCGGGCTGCAGTACTACGTCTGA
- the CILP2 gene encoding cartilage intermediate layer protein 2, translating into MGELVLALLALAALHGAGASEPLENDSEPGKSSTAGKPWKAAPSLEDLDLDTAGKGAEWTSWFNIDHPGGDGDYESLEAIRFYYRGRVCERPVAIQARTTEWELPEDVGEVVHVSPKKGFRCINKEQPQGKTCSNYHIRFLCPLEHIYWSHWSSWSPCSRSACGSSGTQTRTRRCVNARLVAALKELKCKGKAVERRPCSAGPCPEPAWMEWGTWGPCSRSCGSAGTRVRRRSCKKAKKVPCAGRPTEVQKCPPSPCPACPERTLQGTVVSATGAALPDARIYLEGRPPVLLARSDADGRFAAAGLCEGTAANVSAHREGFAPGLAPIVSDGSGVAVANVTLQRLEKPYMVLHPKAKVRVAGQEVTFCCKASGTPVPKKYYWYHNGTLLERKVHRYGSHLVLRGLAPEQAGTYHCKASTEAGAIKSAPAQLTVLAQGQQSCKPEPEPSLVELPSECPQDAAGSRYYNVGRCAPTLCAGGSADRSGCGADTGHCCGVRRMEMREIPCAGFMLPIKVVAECGCGPCTQPRILVQGRVTAADTGEPLRFGQIFLGGRKVGFTGYKGSFTIEVPPDTQRLVVRFVDRQQRFVDAVKVLPFNRRGGAVYQEVKMLRKKEPVDLDGSRSNAIPLGEASGQEPVGELVLPAGVFLRPSGEVFRGTVKASVTFLDPRDMATASAASSDLSFANAEGEIVPLRTYGMFAVDFLEGESGAALQTGPVEVRMDAGQVRMPEHLQKMKLWSLNPETGLWEEEGVLRPAGGNRGKREERTFLVGNLEIRERRLFNLDVPEDRRCFVKVRAYSNEKFNPYEQLEGVVISLINLEPQPGYPANPRAWGRFDSVVTGPNGACLPAFCDGQRPDAYSAYVTATLGGEELEAVASSPKLNPNAIGVSQPYLGKLGYRRLDHDDPNLKKTAFQINVAKPDPNNVDETNGPIYPYRSLEECEEAPVSANHLRFYRVEVDKYEYNVVPFKESDLTSWTGDYLSWWPNPQEFRACFIKVQIEGPQEYMVRSRNVGGSHPRTRGQLYGLRDTRSVRDTLLENTSGACVEFKCSGMLFDQSLVDRTLVSIVPQGSCHRTAVNSLLRDYLSRHPPVADNNHTAAFTMLAPVDPLGHNYGIYTVTDQNPRLAKEIAIGRCFDGTSDGFSREMKADAGTAVTFTCQERPPGRESFFQRLLTAPAEALAEIRREMGASEMRRAPPEVMDFASGARAPGPTATRRTPSSRRRMGQIRGQP; encoded by the exons ATGggggagctggtgctggcccTCCTGGCTCTCGCCGCCCTGCACGGTGCCGGGGCGTCAG AGCCCCTGGAGAACGACTCGGAGCCGGGCAAGAGCAGCACGGCGGGGAAGCCCTGGaaagcagctcccagcctgGAAGACCTCGACCTGGACACGGCAG GCAAAGGAGCCGAGTGGACGTCCTGGTTCAACATCGACCACcctgggggggacggggactACGAGAGCTTAGAGGCCATTCGCTTCTACTACCGTGGACGCGTCTGCGAGCGGCCGGTGGCCATCCAGGCCCGCACCACCGAGTGGGAGCTGCCCGAGGACGTGGGCGAGGTGGTGCACGTCAGCCCCAAGAAGGGTTTTCGCTGCATCAACAAGGAGCAGCCGCAGGGCAAGACCTGCTCCAACTATCACATCCGATTCCTCTGCCCGCTGG AGCACATCTACTGGTCGCACTGGTCCTCCTGGAGCCCCTGCTCGCGCAGCGCCTGCGGCAGCAGCGGCACCCAGACCCGCACCCGCCGATGCGTCAATGCCCGGCTGGTGGCCGCGCTCAAGGAGCTCAAGTGCAAGGGCAAAGCCGTGGAGCGCCGGCCGTGCAGCGCCGGCCCCTGCCCAG AGCCGGCATGGATGGAGTGGGGGACCTGGGGCCCCTGTTCTCGCAGCTGCGGCAGTGCCGGGACGCGTGTCCGGCGCCGGAGCTGCAAGAAAGCCAAGAAGGTGCCGTGCGCCGGCCGCCCCACCGAGGTGCAGAAATGTCCCCCCTCGCCGTGCCCAG CCTGCCCTGAGCGCACGCTGCAGGGCACCGTCGTCTCCGCCACCGGCGCGGCACTGCCAGATGCCCGCATCTACCTGGAGGGCCGCCCGCCGGTGCTGCTGGCCCGCAGCGATGCCGACGGGCGCTTCGCCGCGGCGGGGCTGTGCGAGGGCACCGCCGCCAACGTCAGCGCCCACCGCGAGGGCTTCGCCCCGGGACTGGCACCCATCGTCTCCGACGGCTCCGGCGTGGCGGTGGCGAACGTGACGCTGCAGAGACTGG AGAAACCCTACATGGTGCTGCACCCCAAGGCAAAGGTGCGGGTGGCCGGGCAGGAGGTGACCTTCTGCTGCAAAGCCTCGGGCACCCCAGTGCCCAAGAAATACTACTG GTACCACAACGGGACGCTGCTGGAGAGGAAGGTGCACCGGTATGGCAGCCACCTGGTGCTGCGGGGGCTGGCACCGGAGCAGGCTGGCACCTACCACTGCAAAGCCAGCACTGAGGCGGGCGCCATCAAATCGGCGCCGGCGCAGCTCACCGTGCTGG cccagggccagcagagctgcaagcCAGAGCCCGAGCCGAGCCTCGTGGAGCTGCCCAGCGAGTGCCCGCAGGATGCCGCCGGCTCCCGCTACTACAACGTGGGTCGCTGCGCGCCCACCCTGTGTGCCGGCGGCTCGGCCGACCGGTCGGGGTGCGGAGCGGACACGGGGCACTGCTGCGGGGTGCGGAGGATGGAGATGCGGGAGATCCCCTGTGCCGGCTTCATGCTGCCCATCAAGGTGGTGGCCGAGTGCGGTTGCGGACCCTGCACCCAGCCCCGCATCCTGGTGCAGGGACGGGTGACGGCGGCCGACACCGGTGAGCCCCTGCGCTTCGGGCAGATCTTcctgggtgggaggaaggtCGGCTTCACCGGCTACAAGGGCTCCTTCACCATCGAGGTGCCACCGGACACGCAGCGCTTGGTGGTTCGTTTCGTGGACCGGCAGCAGAGGTTCGTGGATGCCGTCAAGGTCCTGCCCTTCAACCGCCGTGGCGGTGCCGTCTACCAGGAGGTCAAGATGCTGCGGAAGAAGGAGCCGGTGGATCTGGACGGCAGCCGGAGCAACGCCATCCCGCTGGGGGAGGCGAGCGGCCAGGAGCCCGTCGGGGAGCTTGTCCTTCCCGCCGGCGTCTTCCTCCGTCCCTCTGGGGAGGTCTTCAGGGGCACAGTCAAAGCCAGCGTCACCTTCCTGGACCCCAGGGACATGGCAACAGCCAGCGCCGCCTCCAGCGACCTCAGCTTTGCCAACGCCGAGGGGGAGATCGTTCCCTTGCGGACCTACGGCATGTTCGCTGTAGATTTTCTGGAAGGGGAGAGCGGCGCGGCGCTGCAGACGGGGCCGGTGGAGGTGCGGATGGATGCGGGGCAGGTCCGGATGCCGGAGCACCTGCAGAAGATGAAGTTGTGGTCCTTGAACCCTGAGACAGGcttgtgggaggaggagggcgtCCTCCGGCCGGCCGGGGGGAACcggggaaagagggaggagaggaccTTCTTGGTGGGGAACCTGGAGATCCGGGAGCGGCGTCTTTTCAACCTGGACGTGCCGGAGGACCGCCGCTGCTTCGTCAAGGTCAGAGCttacagcaatgagaagttcAACCCCTACGAGCAATTGGAAGGGGTGGTCATCAGCCTCATCAACCTGGAGCCCCAGCCCGGCTATCCTGCCAACCCCCGGGCGTGGGGTCGCTTCGACAGCGTGGTGACAGGTCCCAACGGCGCCTGCCTGCCCGCTTTCTGTGACGGCCAGCGCCCCGACGCCTACTCGGCGTATGTCACTGCCACgctgggtggggaggagctggaagccgtGGCCTCCAGCCCCAAGCTCAACCCCAATGCCATCGGGGTGTCCCAGCCCTACCTGGGCAAGCTGGGCTACCGTCGGTTGGACCACGATGACCCCAACTTGAAGAAGACGGCTTTCCAAATCAACGTGGCCAAGCCCGACCCCAACAACGTTGACGAGACCAACGGTCCCATCTACCCTTACCGCAGCCTCGAGGAGTGCGAGGAGGCGCCGGTCAGCGCCAACCACCTCCGCTTCTACCGCGTGGAGGTGGACAAGTATGAGTACAATGTGGTGCCCTTCAAGGAGAGCGACCTGACCTCCTGGACCGGCGACTACCTCTCGTGGTGGCCCAACCCTCAGGAGTTCAGGGCTTGTTTCATCAAGGTGCAGATTGAGGGGCCGCAGGAGTACATGGTGAGGTCCCGTAACGTGGGGGGCAGCCACCCCCGCACCCGGGGGCAGCTCTATGGGCTGCGTGACACCCGTAGCGTGCGGGATACGCTGCTGGAGAACACCTCAGGTGCCTGCGTGGAGTTTAAGTGCAGCGGGATGCTCTTCGACCAGAGCCTGGTGGATCGCACCTTGGTCTCCATCGTCCCCCAAGGCAGCTGCCACCGCACGGCCGTCAACAGCCTCCTCCGGGACTACCTGAGCCGTCACCCGCCCGTGGCGGACAACAACCACACGGCCGCCTTCACCATGCTGGCACCGGTCGACCCGTTGGGTCACAACTACGGCATCTACACGGTGACGGACCAGAACCCGCGGTTGGCCAAGGAGATCGCCATCGGCCGTTGCTTCGACGGCACCTCCGACGGCTTCTCGCGGGAGATGAAGGCGGATGCGGGTACGGCCGTCACCTTCACCTGCCAGGAGCGGCCGCCGGGGCGGGAGAGCTTCTTCCAGCGCCTGCTGACGGCCCCGGCCGAGGCGCTGGCCGAGATCCGGCGGGAGATGGGGGCCAGTGAGATGCGCCGGGCTCCCCCCGAGGTGATGGACTTCGCCTCCGGCGCCCGAGCCCCGGGCCCCACGGCCACCCGCCGGACCCCCAGCAGCCGCCGGAGGATGGGCCAGATCCGGGGGCAGCCGTGA
- the YJEFN3 gene encoding yjeF N-terminal domain-containing protein 3, which translates to MSSATGAGREPPRYLSKAEAEAIEKELLEDYRFGRQQLIEIWGHACAMAVTKAFPLPSLPRKQPTVLVVCGPAQNGAIGLVCARHLRIFDYEPTIFYPKRSPDPLYRDFTTQCEKMDIPFLSYLPTEVQLINDAYNAVVDAVLGAEAEAGEGREPCAAILATLKHVRIPIVSLDVPSGWDVEAGSSGGISPDVLVSLSAPKQCARRFLGRQHFVAGRFLPYDVQKKFELNPPKYPGTECVVAL; encoded by the exons ATGAGCTCCGCCACCGGCGCCGGCCGGGAGCCGCCCCGGTACCTCAG CAAGGCGGAGGCAGAGGCCATCgagaaggagctgctggaggattACCGGTTTGGGCGGCAGCAGCTGATCGAGATCTGGGGACATGCCTGTGCCATGGCCGTGACCAAG GCCTTCCCGCTGCCGTCCCTGCCGCGGAAGCAGCCCACGGTGCTGGTGGTGTGCGGCCCGGCGCAGAATGGGGCCATCGGGCTGGTGTGCGCCCGGCACCTGCGCATCTTT GACTACGAGCCCACCATCTTCTACCCCAAACGCTCCCCGGACCCCCTGTACCGGGATTTCACGACGCAGTGTGAGAAGATGGACATCCCCTTCCTCTCCTACCTCCCCACCGAG gTGCAGCTGATCAACGATGCCTACAACGCCGTGGTGGACGCCGTGCTGGGAGCCGAGGCGGAGGCGGGCGAGGGGAGGGAGCCCTGTGCCGCCATCCTGGCCACCCTGAAGCATGTCCGCATCCCCATCGTCAGCCTGGATGTGCCCTCAG GGTGGGACGTGGAGGCTGGGAGCAGCGGTGGGATCAGCCCCGATGTCCTGGTGTCGCTGTCGGCGCCCAAGCAGTGTGCCCGTCGCTTTTTGGGCCGCCAGCACTTCGTGGCCGGTCGATTCCTTCCCTACGACGTGCAGAAGAAGTTTGAGCTCAACCCACCCAAGTACCCCGGCACCGAGTGCGTGGTGGCCCTGTGA